Proteins encoded within one genomic window of Cucumis sativus cultivar 9930 chromosome 3, Cucumber_9930_V3, whole genome shotgun sequence:
- the LOC105434980 gene encoding uncharacterized protein LOC105434980: MDGRLNKIATPLILFILLFLLIFLFLLAQILYILYRRRRLQRLRPGEPNQKSFFLFWRNQSRIQPKEIPSISKIDADSEGAVVETAGDELEKWQELCGPSRTLFTIKEEEEREGIMECFEYNNPFHKLKTDEVEDTTPFHTPSASPPYFTPSSSPTRDFPTHKGCSEDNMRTPFSGIQITTH; encoded by the coding sequence ATGGACGGCCGCCTTAACAAGATCGCCACCCCACTCATCCTATTCATCCTCCTCTtccttctcattttcttattcCTCCTCGCTCAAATTCTATACATTCTCTATCGCCGCCGGCGTCTTCAACGCCTCCGCCCCGGTGAACCCAACCAAAagtctttcttccttttttggAGGAACCAATCGCGGATCCAACCTAAAGAAATCCcttccatttccaaaattgatGCTGATTCGGAAGGGGCGGTGGTGGAGACGGCGGGAGACGAGTTGGAGAAGTGGCAAGAACTGTGCGGACCATCAAGAACGCTTTTCACTatcaaggaagaagaagagagagaaggaataATGGAATGTTTCGAGTATAATAATCCTTTTCATAAACTCAAAACGGATGAAGTTGAAGATACGACCCCCTTTCATACTCCCTCTGCTTCTCCTCCCTACTTCACCCCCTCCTCGTCCCCTACTCGTGACTTTCCCACACATAAAGGTTGTTCCGAGGACAATATGAGGACGCCGTTTTCGGGTATTCAAATTACCACTCACTGA
- the LOC101217566 gene encoding NDR1/HIN1-like protein 10 gives MASLWCLLISVIVAFGVSFGFTVLILWLVFITHKIKFNVTDATLTQFNFTNNDTQLQYNLGIYFTIRNPNERVGIYYDTIEATAMYKDQNFDTRLLTPFYQTPKTTSLLRGRFEGQRAVVIGNNKVSELNSEKLAGVYSIDVKFRLSLRLKFGIYKIIRVRPKVECGFQVPLNFTGTSSFPWFQDAIGCHVDY, from the coding sequence ATGGCAAGTTTATGGTGTCTTTTAATATCTGTTATTGTTGCTTTTGGTGTATCTTTTGGGTTCACAGTATTGATCTTATGGCTTGTTTTCATAACCCACAAGATCAAATTCAACGTAACAGATGCAACTCTAACCCAATTCAACTTCACCAACAATGACACACAGCTCCAATACAATCTTGGCATTTACTTCACCATTAGAAACCCTAATGAGCGTGTTGGAATATATTATGACACCATTGAAGCAACTGCAATGTATAAAGATCAAAACTTCGACACAAGATTGCTAACTCCATTTTACCAAACCCCAAAGACAACAAGCTTACTTAGAGGACGATTTGAAGGGCAACGGGCTGTGGTAATTGGCAACAACAAAGTTTCTGAATTGAATTCTGAGAAACTTGCTGGAGTTTATTCAATTGATGTCAAATTTCGTCTTTCGTTGAGGTTGAAATTCGggatttataaaattattagagTTAGGCCTAAAGTGGAATGTGGATTCCAAGTTCCATTGAATTTTACTGgaacttcttcttttccttggTTTCAAGATGCTATTGGTTGTCATGTcgattattga
- the LOC101218041 gene encoding uncharacterized protein LOC101218041 has protein sequence MSRTKKCIIFTIVIIVLILISLFILWLMTMTRKLKFQVNNANLTQFNLTDDSQLLFQLSLNMTVKNPNRGFGVFFDSIEVAVLYQGIKFSNVSLSPFYQGQEGKSSLNFRFDGQQLMNLDAKQLAVFTLEQLVDIFSIKVELRLHMRVKIGFIRIKLNPKVRCGLNLPLISHERSLFRFRIIGCFTLDKFSIYLFIFQFNIIPKKKKLLTMARSIWCLLISVIIAFAISFGGSLLILWLIFITNKIKFDVTDAILTQFNFTNNDTQLHYNLGVFFTIRNPNKQIGIYYDTIEATAMYKGQNFDTRLLTPFYQGSRTTSLLKGRFQGQRVVVIPNNTVSELKSEKLSGVYSIEVKFRLSWRLKLGLYKFIRVRPKVGCGFQVPLTSSGTSSFQNAIGCDVDY, from the exons ATGTCCAGAACTAAGAAGTGCATCATATTCACCATTGTCATTATCGTTTTAATTCTCATTTCCTTGTTCATCTTATGGCTCATGACCATGACCCGCAAACTCAAGTTCCAAGTGAACAACGCCAACTTGACCCAATTCAACTTAACCGACGACAGCCAACTCCTCTTCCAACTTAGCCTTAACATGACGGTCAAAAACCCTAATCGTGGCTTTGGAGTGTTCTTTGACAGCATCGAAGTGGCTGTGTTGTATCAAGGCATTAAGTTTAGCAACGTGTCTTTGTCGCCATTTTACCAAGGTCAAGAGGGAAAGAGTTCGCTGAATTTTAGGTTTGATGGTCAACAATTGATGAATCTTGACGCTAAGCAACTGGCTGTGTTCACTTTGGAGCAACTTGTTGATATCTTCTCCATTAAAGTGGAGCTTCGTCTTCATATGAGAGTTAAGATTGGTTTCATTAGAATCAAACTCAATCCCAAGGTTCGTTGTGGCCTTAATCTTCCCTTGATTTCTCATGAAAGATCGTTATTTCGGTTTCGGATTATCGGTTGCTTC ACTCTTGACAAAttctctatatatttattcatcttcCAATTTAACATCATccccaaaaaaaagaaactcttGACAATGGCACGCTCTATATGGTGTCTTCTAATATCCGTCATTATTGCGTTCGCTATATCTTTTGGGGGGTCTTTATTGATCTTATGGCTTATTTTCATAACCAACAAGATCAAATTCGATGTAACCGATGCCATTCTTACTCAATTCAACTTCACCAACAATGACACTCAACTCCATTACAATCTCGGTGTTTTCTTCACCATTAGAAACCCTAATAAGCAAATAGGAATCTACTATGACACCATTGAAGCAACTGCAATGTATAAAGGTCAAAACTTTGACACCAGATTGCTAACCCCTTTTTACCAAGGCTCGAGGACTACAAGCTTACTTAAAGGACGATTTCAAGGGCAGCGGGTTGTGGTAATTCCCAACAACACGGTTTCTGAATTAAAGTCTGAGAAACTTTCTGGGGTTTATTCAATTGAGGTCAAATTTCGTCTTTCGTGGAGGTTGAAATTAGGGCTTTATAAATTCATTAGAGTTAGGCCTAAAGTAGGATGTGGTTTCCAAGTTCCATTAACTTCTAGTGgaacttcttcttttcagAATGCTATTGGTTGTGATGTTGATTATTGA
- the LOC105434981 gene encoding NDR1/HIN1-like protein 3 translates to MAGKHTYHRPEHHHNHCRCSCGGGRFITFLKILIAIIIVVGLAVLILWLIFRPNKVKFNVTDAKLTQFNLIGNQLHYNLALNVTVRNPNKRIGVYYDSIESSPIYKDQRLETQWLPPFYQGYKTTAVISCVFSGQQLLLLAGQGLTEFNAETVAGVYEMNVELNLRIRLKFGAVRIGKFKPKVNCEFKVPLSSDGNSVVGSVFESTGCDIDYW, encoded by the coding sequence ATGGCCGGCAAGCATACCTACCACCGCCCGGAACATCACCACAACCACTGCCGCTGCAGCTGTGGTGGGGGCCGATTCATCACCTTTCTCAAGATCCTCATCGCCATAATCATCGTCGTTGGTCTCGCCGTATTGATCTTATGGCTCATATTCCGTCCCAACAAAGTCAAATTCAACGTCACCGACGCTAAACTCACCCAATTCAACCTCATCGGCAACCAGCTCCATTACAACTTGGCCCTCAACGTCACAGTGAGAAACCCCAACAAGCGAATCGGGGTGTACTACGATAGCATAGAATCCTCCCCCATTTACAAAGACCAGCGCCTAGAGACCCAGTGGCTGCCGCCATTTTACCAAGGCTACAAAACCACGGCCGTCATCAGCTGCGTTTTCTCCGGGCAGCAGCTCCTCCTTCTCGCCGGCCAGGGGCTGACAGAGTTCAACGCGGAGACAGTTGCGGGCGTGTACGAGATGAACGTGGAGCTTAATCTTCGGATCAGGTTGAAGTTTGGTGCCGTTAGGATAGGGAAGTTTAAGCCTAAGGTGAATTGTGAGTTTAAAGTTCCGTTGAGTTCCGATGGAAACTCAGTTGTTGGTTCGGTGTTTGAGTCTACCGGCTGTGATATTGATTATTGGTGA
- the LOC101218279 gene encoding NDR1/HIN1-like protein 10 — protein sequence MMADRQPHLNSNFYGPAVPPPSKSRRGRRILCTILMVAIGLIVGAGILLLILGLVYSPHKLVFNVSSARLTQFNLTTTSSNQLHYSLALNVTIRNPNKRYRVYYDYNEMAVLYKNQRLATQWLPSFFQETKSTVVVSPNNFDGQKLMFLTSDEHVEFNAEKANGIYSIDVKFFFRLRMKSGQVVLKFKPKVYCGLKVPLGSDIDPKSISLFSNTDCDFSF from the coding sequence ATGATGGCTGACAGACAGCCCCATTTAAACAGCAACTTCTATGGCCCCGCCGTGCCTCCTCCGTCAAAATCACGCCGTGGCCGCCGCATTCTATGTACCATTTTGATGGTGGCAATTGGGCTCATTGTAGGGGCTGGtattctattattgatattagGACTTGTATACAGTCCACACAAGTTGGTGTTCAATGTGAGCAGTGCTAGACTCACCCAATTCAACTTGACAACAACATCTTCCAATCAACTCCATTACTCATTGGCTCTTAACGTCACCATTCGAAACCCCAACAAACGCTACCGTGTTTACTATGACTACAACGAAATGGCCGTTCTTTATAAAAACCAAAGGCTTGCTACTCAATGGCTTCCCTCGTTCTTCCAAGAAACCAAATCCACCGTGGTCGTCAGCCCCAACAACTTCGACGGTCAGAAGCTCATGTTTCTCACCAGTGATGAACATGTCGAGTTCAATGCCGAGAAAGCTAATGGGATATATTCAATTGATGTGAAGTTCTTTTTCCGTTTAAGGATGAAATCCGGTCAAGTGGTGTTGAAATTCAAGCCTAAGGTGTATTGTGGATTGAAGGTTCCGTTGGGTAGCGACATCGACCCTAAATCTATCTCTTTATTTTCCAACACTGATTGTGATTTCAGTTTCTGA
- the LOC101206266 gene encoding NDR1/HIN1-like protein 10 translates to MADKQPHLNGAFYGPAVPPPAKTYHRHGHGRGCACCLLTTFLKFLIAIVVVLGVAVLVFWLVFRPNKLKFDVTGAQLTRFNVSGNQLHYDLALNLTVRNPNKRIGVYYDVIEASPYYKDQRLNTQWLTPFYQGHKTTSVLSPQFDGQQIVIFAGDKLTEFNGETLAGVFEVDVKIRLRLRLKVGAVRIGKFRPKVNCELKVPLKSNPNSFTFQTTRCDFDF, encoded by the coding sequence ATGGCTGACAAACAACCCCATCTCAACGGCGCCTTTTACGGCCCTGCCGTCCCTCCTCCGGCAAAGACCTACCATCGCCACGGCCACGGCCGAGGCTGCGCCTGCTGCCTTCTCACCACCTTTCTCAAGTTCCTCATCGCCATAGTCGTCGTCCTTGGTGTAGCTGTCTTGGTATTTTGGCTCGTATTCCGTCCCAATAAGCTCAAGTTCGACGTCACCGGAGCCCAACTCACCCGCTTCAACGTCTCCGGCAACCAACTCCATTACGATCTGGCATTAAACCTCACTGTCCGAAACCCCAACAAGCGAATCGGAGTGTACTACGACGTCATCGAAGCTTCGCCGTATTATAAAGACCAGAGGCTTAACACACAATGGTTAACGCCGTTCTACCAAGGCCACAAAACCACCTCCGTCCTCAGCCCCCAATTCGACGGCCAGCAGATCGTGATTTTCGCCGGCGACAAGCTTACAGAGTTCAACGGGGAGACACTTGCCGGCGTCTTCGAGGTCGACGTCAAGATCCGTCTCCGTTTGAGGTTGAAGGTCGGCGCCGTGAGAATTGGGAAGTTTAGGCCGAAGGTTAACTGTGAATTGAAGGTTCCATTGAAATCCAATCCAAACTCCTTTACTTTTCAGACCACTCGCTGCGATTTCGATTTCTGA
- the LOC105434982 gene encoding NDR1/HIN1-like protein 10 codes for MADKQPHLNGAFYGPAVPPPPKTYHHHAHRRGCACCLLTTFLKLLVTIVVVVGIAVLILWFLFRPHKLTFDVTDAELTRFNISGNQLHYNLALNLTIRNPNKRIGVYYDVIEASPFYKDQRLNTQWLPPFYQGHKTTTVLSPHFDGQQIVFLAGDKLTEFNGETLAGIFNVDLRFRLQLRLKVGVVRIGKFKPKVNCELKVPLKSNANSFTFLQATRCDFDF; via the coding sequence atggcCGACAAACAACCCCATCTCAACGGCGCCTTCTACGGCCCTGCCGTCCCTCCTCCTCCAAAGACCTACCACCATCATGCTCACCGCCGTGGCTGCGCCTGTTGCCTTCTCACCACCTTTCTCAAGCTCCTCGTCACCATTGTCGTTGTGGTCGGTATAGCAGTTTTGATATTATGGTTCCTATTCCGTCCCCATAAACTCACCTTCGACGTCACTGACGCCGAACTAACCCGCTTCAACATCTCCGGCAACCAACTCCATTACAACCTGGCTTTAAACCTCACTATCCGAAACCCCAACAAGCGAATTGGGGTGTATTATGATGTCATCGAAGCTTCCCCATTTTATAAAGACCAAAGGCTTAACACCCAGTGGCTACCGCCGTTCTACCAAGGCCACAAAACCACCACCGTTCTCAGCCCCCACTTCGACGGCCAGCAGATCGTGTTTCTGGCCGGAGATAAGCTTACTGAGTTCAACGGTGAGACACTTGCCGGCATCTTCAACGTCGACCTGAGGTTTCGTCTCCAGCTGAGGTTGAAAGTCGGGGTGGTGAGGATCGGGAAGTTTAAGCCGAAGGTTAACTGTGAATTGAAGGTTCCATTGAAATCAAATGCcaactcttttactttcttgCAGGCCACTCGCTGTgactttgatttttaa
- the LOC101206744 gene encoding NDR1/HIN1-like protein 1, with protein MAYDCEKHCKKKRKKLIKLIGAIIGIFIFLVLLTILIVWAVLRPTKPTFFLQDVTVYAFNATVPSFLTSNFLLTVSSRNPNRRIGIYYDELHVYAIYRNQQITLRTIIPRFYQGHKDVNVWSPFVSGTSVPVAPFISSELNQDRNAGALMLLVKIDGKVRWKVGSFITGRYQFHANCPVVINFGAYPANGDGSIVQYNVKYQVVQKCDVSV; from the coding sequence ATGGCCTACGACTGCGAGAAGCACTGCAAGAAAAAACGCAAGAAGCTCATCAAACTAATCGGCGCAATCATCGgcatcttcatcttcctcgTCCTCCTCACCATCCTCATCGTCTGGGCCGTCCTCCGTCCCACCAAACCCACTTTCTTCCTTCAAGACGTCACCGTCTACGCCTTCAACGCCACCGTCCCCAGCTTCCTCACCTCCAATTTCCTCCTCACTGTTTCCTCCCGCAACCCAAACCGCCGAATCGGAATCTACTACGACGAACTCCACGTCTACGCCATCTACCGAAACCAACAGATCACTCTCCGGACCATCATCCCTCGTTTCTACCAAGGCCATAAGGACGTCAACGTATGGTCCCCTTTCGTCTCCGGCACCTCCGTGCCGGTCGCGCCCTTCATCAGTTCGGAGCTGAATCAAGACAGGAACGCCGGAGCACTGATGCTCCTGGTCAAAATTGACGGCAAGGTTCGATGGAAGGTCGGAAGCTTCATCACTGGGCGGTACCAATTCCACGCGAACTGCCCGGTGGTGATAAACTTCGGTGCGTATCCGGCGAACGGAGACGGGTCGATTGTTCAGTACAACGTGAAGTACCAAGTGGTTCAGAAATGCGATGTTAGTGTTTGA
- the LOC105434983 gene encoding uncharacterized protein LOC105434983 yields the protein MVLKTEVEDDNVRTFRFFSKKSLNGSPYSKSSSISDFSFTILLSLSLSLSKSSHREREKATNRASFPMASSSEDQQSQSKATDPPPPHPSSAGNNPPPVYPPPTLGYPPPHGHGYSPAMGYPPPPPPGYPPAPGNYPPYNTYYAQAPPAAYYNNPQNYRAQTVSAGFLRGIVTALILLVAVMTLSSIITWIVLRPQIPVFKVDSFSVSNFNISKLNYSGNWNGSLTVENPNHKLTVNIERIQSFVNYKENTLAMSYADPFFIDVEKSSQMRVKLTSSSPDDPGNWLETEEKVGQEKASGTVSFNLRFFAWTAFRSGSWWTRRIVMKVFCEDLKLAFTGPAATHGVYLADAHSKTCSVLF from the coding sequence ATGGTTTTAAAAACAGAGGTTGAAGATGACAATGTCCGAACCTTccgttttttttctaagaaaagcCTTAACGGATCTCCATATTCTAAATCCTCCTCCATTTCTGATTTCTCCTTTACcattcttctctctctctctctctctctctccaaatCCTCTCacagggagagagaaaaagccACAAACAGAGCATCCTTTCCAATGGCTTCCTCATCGGAGGATCAACAATCTCAATCCAAAGCCACTGACCCACCTCCTCCGCACCCCTCCTCTGCTGGAAACAACCCTCCTCCTGTCTATCCACCGCCCACATTGGGGTACCCTCCTCCTCACGGCCATGGGTACTCTCCGGCGATGGGGTAccctccacctccacctccagGGTACCCACCGGCTCCGGGGAATTACCCTCCTTACAATACGTACTACGCTCAGGCTCCCCCGGCGGCGTATTACAATAACCCTCAAAACTACAGAGCCCAGACCGTAAGCGCGGGATTCCTCCGAGGGATTGTGACGGCGTTGATTTTATTGGTGGCTGTAATGACTCTGTCCAGCATAATCACATGGATCGTCCTCCGCCCTCAAATCCCAGTGTTTAAAGTCGATTCATTCTCCGTTTCGAATTTCAATATCTCGAAATTGAATTACTCCGGAAATTGGAATGGGAGTCTGACGGTTGAAAATCCGAACCATAAACTGACTGTGAATATAGAGCGCATCCAGAGCTTCGTGAACTACAAAGAAAATACGTTGGCAATGTCTTACGCGGACCCATTTTTTATAGATGTGGAGAAGAGCAGTCAAATGAGGGTGAAATTGACGTCGAGTAGTCCCGATGATCCGGGAAATTGGTTAGAAACAGAGGAGAAGGTGGGGCAGGAGAAGGCGAGTGGAACGGTGAGTTTCAATTTGAGATTCTTTGCTTGGACGGCTTTCCGATCCGGTTCTTGGTGGACAAGGCGGATTGTCATGAAAGTGTTTTGTGAAGATTTGAAGCTGGCCTTCACCGGACCCGCCGCCACTCATGGCGTTTACTTGGCCGACGCACACTCCAAGACTTGTTCTGTTCTCTTCTAG
- the LOC116402855 gene encoding uncharacterized protein LOC116402855 produces MAETVEGVSFPIVFHDGERDTNIGSVIVSSSTEFKNFQSSLSKMIGISSHQFTVYLAEYKISLDSSTKIRRRIPITGKVNFGAISGEKNSFFLVVLKRSRRERRRKVIHDNEEDYYFSSATKTQTKTNLLKKKNPPENVMLLRRNGGIENELLAGFISPVMDRYEYEDRIRKLQLEKEKYLMSIQMSNLRMGDGGDGGRNKSGRSERRICGDCLSAKERGVAAGFHCCANDAVTAGFRSHAGPIARPVKESE; encoded by the coding sequence ATGGCGGAGACCGTCGAGGGCGTTTCGTTCCCGATCGTTTTCCACGATGGCGAACGTGATACCAACATCGGTTCCGTTATCGTTTCTTCTTCGACGGAGTTCAAGAATTTCCAGTCCAGTTTGAGCAAGATGATTGGAATCTCTTCGCACCAGTTCACGGTTTATCTCGCGGAGTATAAGATCTCTCTGGATTCCTCCACGAAGATTCGGCGGAGAATTCCTATTACTGGGAAGGTCAATTTTGGCGCAATCTCCGGCGAGAAGAATAGTTTCTTTCTTGTGGTTTTGAAACGGTCAAGACGCGAGAGGAGGCGAAAGGTCATCCACGACAACGAAGAGGATTATTACTTCTCGTCGGCGACGAAGACGCAAACAAAGACGAATctattaaagaagaagaatccaCCAGAGAATGTGATGCTGTTGAGACGGAACGGAGGCATCGAAAACGAATTGCTCGCTGGCTTCATCTCGCCGGTGATGGATCGATACGAATACGAAGACCGAATTAGGAAGCTGCAATTGGAGAAGGAGAAGTATTTAATGAGCATACAGATGAGCAACCTGAGGATGGGGGATGGCGGAGATGGGGGGCGGAACAAGAGTGGGAGATCGGAAAGGAGAATCTGCGGAGATTGCTTGAGTGCAAAAGAAAGAGGGGTGGCGGCGGGATTTCACTGCTGCGCGAACGACGCGGTGACGGCGGGATTCCGGTCACACGCGGGTCCAATAGCCCGACCCGTAAAAGAATCGGAGTAA
- the LOC101206979 gene encoding nudix hydrolase 26, chloroplastic yields the protein MEFPPEGYRRGVGICLLNSSGKIFAASRPNGHEIWEMPQGGVNEGEDLKTAAKRELMEETGVVSAEIIAELPYWLSYDFSPEVSIRHIKHWGVRYKGQTHKWFLMKFTGKDEEINLLGDGTERQEFGKWSWMSIEQLLNQAKKSRKPVYEQVMKEFGNIILGIVGDDLSLTQSETQLDI from the exons ATGGAGTTTCCTCCAGAAGGTTACAGAAGAGGCGTTGGGATTTGCCTTCTTAATTCTTCTGGAAAA ATTTTTGCAGCTTCGAGACCGAACGGGCATGAAATCTGGGAAATGCCTCAG GGTGGTGTAAATGAAGGGGAAGATCTCAAAACTGCAGCCAAGAGAGAACTCATGGAAGAAACAGGAGTAGTTTCTGCAGAAATTATAGCTGAG CTACCCTACTGGCTTTCTTACGATTTCTCTCCCGAAGTAAGCATCAGACACATCAAACACTGGGGAGTCAGATACAAAGGCCAGACCCATAAGTG GTTTCTCATGAAGTTTACCGGAAAAGACGAAGAGATAAATCTTCTAGGTGATGGAACAGAAAGGCAAGAGTTTGGGAAATGGTCATGGATGTCAATTGAACAGCTACTGAACCAA GCTAAGAAATCCCGGAAGCCTGTTTACGAACAAGTGATGAAGGAGTTTGGTAACATCATACTTGGAATTGTGGGTGACGATCTTTCTCTCACGCAGAGTGAAACTCAGTTGGATATTTGA